The genomic segment ATTTCCGTTATTGCAAGTTGGACAACCACCATTCATCCTCAACATCACCGCTAAACCAGATGATGACATACAAGTTGGTCTTGTACAAGACAACATCAGTGCAGTGACGTTCTCCCCTAATCCAGCTACCATTGAGAATCCCAATGTTTATGCCAGTATTAGTATCACACCCTTGTTACCTGGACTCTATCGTGTGGCTTACCTAGTGTTAGGCACTAACAGGTTTGACTTTGATATACCACTAGATTCTTATCTTGCTATTGGTCCTGAGGTGCCTCCACCAGCTTATTCATATTTCATTGAGAGAGGGACAATGATTGGCCGTATACTTCCAAGTTGCTGTAGCCCACCTTCATCAATCTTTACAACATGCCCAACTGGTGATAGTGTTTCTATTTTATCCAGTTGCTTCATCAATAATATCACTGGTACTTTAGTAACAGAAGGAATATTGTTTTCTACTGGAAATGGATTACACTTACCATTGGCCATTGCAGGAGCTAGAGTGAGATTTCTTGGTAACAACATAATTGTTGATCAATTAACTAGTAATGAAAGAAGCAATGCACTTGACTGTAGCACATGTGACAGTTTAGCTGGTAATTTAGGTGATGTTAGAGAGTTGCAACCAAGCCAATGCTATTCATTTGCACCTTCAGTTAGTGATATTAAAGACTTTTTGTCTTCTGAAGCACTTGCTTTCACATATTTGCTGGAATCACGTTCTCTGGTCCCAGAGTGGTTGGACATAGTTGCAGTGGAATATCCAGCAAGAGGCTTTGGATTAAATGCATACCAAGTGGATCTTCGGCAACCTGCAGCAATTAATAACATCGAAACATGTTCAAACATACCAGCAGTTACAAGTGGATTACATTCTCTGCTCCACTACAGTGGTTTGCTGGATGTGACCATTAGTAATGTATTCTCTGACACGTTTACTCCTACTACTAGCAATTCACCACTCTGTTTTGCAGTCAACTTATGTGATGGTGCTGTGTCAGCATTTCACATTGGACTGCCACAAGCTGCTAGACAATTTCTTAGCTCAAAATTAAATATGATGGgtttaaattttaatttggctGGGGTCTCTTTGTCACGGCATAGACCACTTTCACTCTTCCCACCAGAAATAGTAGTATTCAATCAACAGTACTGGAATGGCAGAAATTATTTTACCCCAGAAGTACCTGACATTGACATTGCTTTGGCAGGGAGATTTAATTTTCCCTCCAGTATAGGTGACCTATCAGTTGACCTGGACTTCAGTGGAATTGTTGGATTTAGTATAAATAACTTTGAtgaggtacacacacacacacacacacacacacacacacacacacacacacacacacacacacacacacacacacacacacacacacacacacacacacacacacacacacacacacacacacagacacacacacacacagacacacacagacacacacagattCTGTATTCGTGACAGTTTTCGCTACACTTGCTGTCTTTTTTTGCAGTTGACCAGTATCGGACTACAGCAGAATTGGTATGGTATTTTCAGTGGAGGCTACATGCTAGACATCAGAAGTACTGTATATGGTGAAACTATCAATGTGTCATTGATACCAACATCTACTTATGGAGTGATCTCATTTGGTggtatgttacaactattatccCATTCATCTATACAACATTCTATTGTGAACATTGTCCATCTGTGCCTTTCCTTGTTATTATTAACTTTCAGTTTTCTACATGAAAACacattattacataatacattCATGCAGTTATCTAATCTTTGGTGCTTGAGCTCATCACTGTGTACACCAAAGATTtctaataaagcaataatattatgcttgaatatacatgtatgtactgtcaggagcccataagtgccGCAAGGCCTTGCAgcacttatgggctcctggtATTGCACATCTACTGTAATCACGACAACATTTACAGGCAATCAAACTACACCAGTGTGTAATGATGATGCTACTCCAGCTGGAATTTCTCTTAAAGTTACATTCACTCCACAACCAGGAtctaaagatttttttactcAACTACTTTATGTGCCCCTTGTTGATTTCTGTGACCTTGATGGCTTCCTATTCCTCACTCAGGACTTTAGACCAAATGGGTTTGCTGTGAATTTTCAGTGTCTTGGAATCAGGCTGGGAACCTTTGTGTTTCATGACCTAGAACATACTATCTACTTCAGCGGAAATGACAACTTTGAAGAGCTCTGTGCAGAGGTCCCTCAATTTGACATTGCCTCTACTTCTGTGTTGGTACAGTCAAGATTTGTAAGCAATGAATTTATACCACTAGGATCACTACTGCTGTTGCAGCCCACTAGTGGGTCACTGGCACTAACAGCCACCTTCAGTAGAAACAGCAGTGAATTTGTGGCCCAGTTGTACTCAGTTAACATCACACTGTTTGATGCTACCATCAACACTGTTGTCAACATCAACCAAGACCAGCTGTTCTTTACTGCAGACAATGTGCCATTGTTCAATGTGTTCCCAATTGACTATATTGGAAGTGTACAGCAAGGAAAAATGTTTGATGATTTTCCACTTCAGTTGTTTGGAACATTTGTTCATACTGGTAGTAGTTTTCCTGCGATCCTGGAACAAACAGTTCACAACTATTTGATTACAGTAGCCAATGACTCTATCACAAGAGTACAAAatgcagaaaattctgttgaaagGGCAAGCGAACAAGTAAGAAATATTGAAACATTGCTTCAAGTGAGAGAAGAAGACTTCCAAACTGCTAACAGATTACACAATCAAGCCATTTTAAATATTGCAATAGCAAATGGTACTGTTCTTGAAATTTTTGAAAGATTAGCAGATGCTAATCAACAAATTCAACAGCTAAGAGATGCCGTAGAAAATATCTGTCGACTACAAGTGTGTCCCAGTGAATGCATCTCAGGTTTACAGTGCAAGACATGCTATACTGATGTATACAGCACTATTCTTGGCCGGTGTCCAGATGTTTGTTACGATCAGAGACTAGTAAGGGTCCCACCATTCAGTGAAGAGTCAACTTGTTGGGTTAGAAAACAGGTCCGAATTCGTGTCCGTCGATGTGTATGCCATCGCTACTTTTGTACATACCAAGTGTTCTTCACATTTGTACTAAGAAATGTTCCTGAAAAATGTCACAAGCCTGTGTTTAATCATGAAATAAAGAAGGAACCAAGATTCTGTGAGAAGCCATGCCCAGTACGTACTCTGACAGACCGAATTGCTCAACAATGTTGTGAAACACATCCTTGTGCTGACCAAGTACCTTCTCCTACTTGCTTAATGGAAAATGCTGCTTGTCGAGTAGCTAGACAAAGGGCACTTGATACTTTAAGAAGTGCTGAACAGAACTTATCAGAACCTTTGAGGGAGCTGACTAATGCACAGATGAGATTAGCAATTTCCATAAGTGAGGAAATCAGACTAAGGGTCAGAGTGGAAGTAACAAGAGAAGCAGTACGTCAAACTCAAGCTGTTCTTGAAAGCACCAGAGCAGCTTTAAATTTGACTATTGCACAACAAATGGAACTTGTTGACAAGATTAAAGATGGTGCAGTCCTTTACCAGCTACTTCGGAACACAACCATAGAGAATCTATTTACAGTAGACTCTGTTTCTTTTGAGATCACAATTGTGGATAAAACTCCATTTATAATTCCCCTCAAGATAAGATTTAGCATTCCAGGAATAATGGAGTCATTTGAGACCACAGTTGTCTTTGATTTTACTAACATTGGTCTACACTTGCAACGAACATCAGAAGTGCTTGCTGGAATGGCATTTGGTGACATTGGTGGTGGAAGCAGAAGCAAGAGGCAAACAGTGATTATGGAAGACCCTGAATCCACCACTGCACTAGTAAACCAGCGATGTACTGATCTACTAAATACCCACGATTATATTGAAGAACTACAGGATACACTTGA from the Dysidea avara chromosome 13, odDysAvar1.4, whole genome shotgun sequence genome contains:
- the LOC136243494 gene encoding uncharacterized protein isoform X2, with the protein product MILLLYLLKSETNCLFFANPCAKLDRPANGNITCTGEQVTGESCTFTCQPGYSLQGSQAQTCLPNGTWSGTDVSCPPMECDELVPPNDAVIILPCFHTFLSSCTIQCNEGYFLPIESSPRQQCVLGGNGTVEWSPPPICLPVVACDPNPCLHGGQCIAITPVVSLCNCEGTGYTGQQCQFGVIEVPPFPLLQVGQPPFILNITAKPDDDIQVGLVQDNISAVTFSPNPATIENPNVYASISITPLLPGLYRVAYLVLGTNRFDFDIPLDSYLAIGPEVPPPAYSYFIERGTMIGRILPSCCSPPSSIFTTCPTGDSVSILSSCFINNITGTLVTEGILFSTGNGLHLPLAIAGARVRFLGNNIIVDQLTSNERSNALDCSTCDSLAGNLGDVRELQPSQCYSFAPSVSDIKDFLSSEALAFTYLLESRSLVPEWLDIVAVEYPARGFGLNAYQVDLRQPAAINNIETCSNIPAVTSGLHSLLHYSGLLDVTISNVFSDTFTPTTSNSPLCFAVNLCDGAVSAFHIGLPQAARQFLSSKLNMMGLNFNLAGVSLSRHRPLSLFPPEIVVFNQQYWNGRNYFTPEVPDIDIALAGRFNFPSSIGDLSVDLDFSGIVGFSINNFDELTSIGLQQNWYGIFSGGYMLDIRSTVYGETINVSLIPTSTYGVISFGGNQTTPVCNDDATPAGISLKVTFTPQPGSKDFFTQLLYVPLVDFCDLDGFLFLTQDFRPNGFAVNFQCLGIRLGTFVFHDLEHTIYFSGNDNFEELCAEVPQFDIASTSVLVQSRFVSNEFIPLGSLLLLQPTSGSLALTATFSRNSSEFVAQLYSVNITLFDATINTVVNINQDQLFFTADNVPLFNVFPIDYIGSVQQGKMFDDFPLQLFGTFVHTGSSFPAILEQTVHNYLITVANDSITRVQNAENSVERASEQVRNIETLLQVREEDFQTANRLHNQAILNIAIANGTVLEIFERLADANQQIQQLRDAVENICRLQVCPSECISGLQCKTCYTDVYSTILGRCPDVCYDQRLVRVPPFSEESTCWVRKQVRIRVRRCVCHRYFCTYQVFFTFVLRNVPEKCHKPVFNHEIKKEPRFCEKPCPVRTLTDRIAQQCCETHPCADQVPSPTCLMENAACRVARQRALDTLRSAEQNLSEPLRELTNAQMRLAISISEEIRLRVRVEVTREAVRQTQAVLESTRAALNLTIAQQMELVDKIKDGAVLYQLLRNTTIENLFTVDSVSFEITIVDKTPFIIPLKIRFSIPGIMESFETTVVFDFTNIGLHLQRTSEVLAGMAFGDIGGGSRSKRQTVIMEDPESTTALVNQRCTDLLNTHDYIEELQDTLETIVEQIISSKLNATEARLQIYEISTIDEEVFRSVNFSVLQTQFNLPAQSSLFNTLKEGNESKALTEMIMSFGMLDEDLANANENSVFLDWQATIEMLHNQTGSSGGYFCFGFADCLTTAVSITRELLQLSPIPESRQLLEQLPAAADDLLQLALSSNLSIFSALQKTDKFRSILNATREINYWCAQPPNITVHPVSNISLGQNSTLHLTCQATSEFRIDYQWRHNGAFVPGAVNAVLSIVNVQTRHSGNYSCDARNHVGVSESANSSVIIRTLPSIYLQPGDTTSYAGNENGVVFACNASGTPTPGYRWYFRSTTTNQLTKLEGADSNEYTVFSPQSTNEGMYYCEAFNEEGSTISRGAVLTVLHTSVSQLAVTVSLGVQISNGNTGRLLNALQDSIAFGEVEIQQFTAEGTDQNHTTTVSFSLVTRNTTSRDTISLSLEELASRTVQSRSDLLSVEEQLTNLVANESQITNGVFSAVLSSVAIEQSAILCPQGQALDTTNNLLCVNCPPGHFQTDGEQVTLIDGENVTEVIPVCAACSANQHQPDQGQTSCLPCPAENFVSGQCLIQCSPGTFSSTGHQPCTECTSGTYQPNSGARECLECNNDIPEPYCSTESDESSFVMGITPVAAGVSSFVIFTILVAICAIYCVRRKGKKRKYRMQQKLARPGGNSQLSLIGINRVNSNKKVVPSSDVYVCMPQNDNADGFSLTEDNTPMFEKFMLPDTPPPPPPRSDLPELPSRSPPVRSKPPPIPPRPSESGSPSVCQPKPPKPLPRYKRDIQEQNLAETRTKPPVMPRIIRRLSQRYSQRHRQSSKIPSESYETFLANEDL